A single Acidaminococcus sp. DNA region contains:
- the purE gene encoding 5-(carboxyamino)imidazole ribonucleotide mutase: MKVAMIMGSNSDWPKLESAEKVLKDFGVELEVTVASAHRTPELVKEFAEGARDRGVDVIISAAGAAAHLGGFVAAYTTLPVIGVPINATALNGMDSLLSTVQMPSGIPVATMAIDGAKNAAIFAVEIMALKYPELVQKLADYRQNMKAEVRAKGEALAAVRETSEKFDATSKKIGDAVRNFMK; encoded by the coding sequence ATGAAAGTAGCAATGATTATGGGAAGCAATTCGGACTGGCCGAAACTGGAAAGTGCTGAAAAAGTACTGAAGGATTTTGGTGTGGAACTGGAAGTTACGGTAGCAAGTGCCCACAGAACGCCTGAACTCGTGAAGGAATTTGCAGAAGGCGCCAGAGACCGCGGAGTGGATGTCATCATTTCCGCAGCCGGTGCGGCAGCTCACCTGGGCGGCTTTGTAGCAGCCTATACGACGCTTCCTGTCATCGGTGTACCTATCAACGCCACGGCGCTGAACGGCATGGATTCCCTGCTGTCCACGGTACAAATGCCGTCCGGCATTCCTGTCGCTACGATGGCTATCGACGGTGCCAAGAACGCTGCTATTTTCGCAGTGGAAATCATGGCCCTGAAGTATCCGGAACTGGTTCAGAAACTGGCTGATTACAGACAAAATATGAAGGCGGAAGTCCGTGCCAAGGGTGAAGCCCTGGCCGCTGTCCGCGAAACTTCTGAAAAATTCGACGCTACCAGCAAGAAGATCGGTGACGCCGTTCGGAATTTCATGAAATAA
- the purF gene encoding amidophosphoribosyltransferase — protein MEFQEDKLHEECGVFGMFSHKDDVALNTYWGLFALQHRGQESAGIAVTDGKNMHIKKGMGLATSVFHDGLAGLDGYIGIGHVRYSTTGSSMSYNVQPMKVFYDGGNLAMAHNGNLTNAAALRKELQKEGYLFSSTVDSEVVLNLIAKSRKKTLPERVAEAANAIKGAFAILIMDDHQLIAFRDPYGFRPLCLGKVDDGWVVASETCALDLVGAHFVRDIKPGELIVIDAEEKEPRSIMYCEHMPAHCAHCIFEYVYFARPDSIMDGESIYKARVNMGRILARETKDIKADIVISVPDSGTPAAIGYGLEKGIPFLEGLTKNKYVGRTFIQPTQKQRLNAVRLKLNANRSLVEGKSVVMVDDSIVRGTTSGMIVQLLRDAGATAVHVCISSPPVMNSCYYGIDTSERKELIAASKTEKEICEYIKADSLHYITMEGLRASLSVLDPDDMCYACFNALYPDGADKEMKKGSKYQFEMGC, from the coding sequence ATGGAGTTTCAGGAAGATAAGCTGCACGAGGAGTGCGGTGTCTTCGGCATGTTTTCCCACAAGGATGATGTAGCGCTCAATACATACTGGGGGCTTTTTGCGCTGCAGCACCGCGGCCAGGAAAGTGCCGGCATTGCGGTGACCGACGGGAAAAATATGCACATCAAAAAAGGCATGGGCCTTGCCACGAGTGTATTCCATGACGGCCTCGCCGGCCTTGACGGATATATCGGAATCGGCCATGTCCGCTATTCTACGACGGGTTCCAGCATGTCGTACAATGTGCAGCCGATGAAGGTCTTTTATGACGGCGGCAACCTTGCCATGGCCCACAACGGCAATCTGACGAATGCTGCCGCTCTGCGCAAAGAGCTGCAGAAGGAAGGCTATCTGTTTTCGTCTACGGTCGACAGTGAAGTCGTCCTGAACCTCATTGCCAAGTCCCGTAAGAAGACGCTGCCGGAACGCGTGGCGGAAGCAGCCAATGCCATCAAAGGGGCGTTTGCCATCCTCATCATGGATGACCATCAGCTGATTGCTTTCCGCGATCCTTACGGCTTCCGTCCGCTGTGCCTCGGCAAAGTGGATGACGGCTGGGTTGTGGCCAGTGAAACCTGCGCACTCGATCTGGTCGGTGCCCATTTCGTCCGCGATATCAAACCGGGCGAACTCATTGTCATCGACGCGGAAGAAAAAGAGCCGCGCAGCATCATGTACTGCGAGCATATGCCGGCTCACTGTGCACACTGCATTTTCGAATATGTATACTTTGCCCGTCCGGACAGCATCATGGACGGTGAAAGCATCTATAAAGCCCGCGTCAACATGGGCCGCATCCTTGCCCGTGAAACGAAGGACATCAAGGCGGATATCGTCATTTCCGTTCCTGACTCCGGGACGCCGGCTGCTATCGGCTACGGCCTCGAAAAGGGCATTCCTTTCCTGGAAGGCCTGACGAAGAATAAGTACGTAGGCCGTACGTTCATCCAGCCGACGCAGAAACAGCGCCTCAACGCGGTGCGTCTGAAACTCAATGCCAACCGCAGCCTGGTAGAAGGCAAGTCCGTCGTGATGGTGGATGACTCCATTGTCCGCGGCACGACGAGCGGCATGATTGTGCAGCTCCTGCGCGATGCCGGTGCGACGGCGGTCCATGTCTGCATCAGCTCGCCTCCTGTCATGAATTCCTGCTATTACGGAATCGACACGTCCGAGCGCAAGGAACTGATTGCTGCCAGCAAGACGGAAAAAGAAATCTGTGAATACATCAAGGCTGACAGTCTGCATTATATTA